In one Neobacillus sp. WH10 genomic region, the following are encoded:
- a CDS encoding sensor histidine kinase: protein MIKRYFTFQKNNGIAPYIWTILCILPFYFIFQSPSTIEIVVGILLTLVFFILYRIAFISKGWPVYLWTLILIGISITASSLFSYVYFAFFLAYFIGNIKDRIPFFTLYFIHLISTSVSINYNIVMHEKLFLQQLPFVIIVWISVILLPFSIHNRNERGQLEEKLEDANKRISELVKIEERNRIARDLHDTLGQKLSLIGLKSDLARRLIVKDPEQARQELKDVQQTARTALSEVRKMVSSMRGIRLKDEILRVKQMIKAAQINFVSKGDFTLANVSLLTENILSMCLKEAVNNVVKHSEAKTCFISIEQSWKETVLTIRDDGVFKGQTGILAEGHGLIGMKERLEFINGSLELLTKDGTTLMIRVPNDVKPLDEEDKK, encoded by the coding sequence ATGATTAAAAGGTATTTTACATTCCAAAAAAATAATGGTATTGCACCATATATTTGGACAATTCTTTGCATACTACCTTTTTACTTTATCTTCCAATCACCTTCCACTATTGAAATTGTTGTGGGGATATTACTTACCTTGGTGTTCTTTATCCTCTACCGGATTGCATTTATCTCAAAAGGCTGGCCAGTGTATCTTTGGACATTGATCCTAATTGGAATCTCAATCACAGCGTCCAGCCTTTTCAGTTATGTTTATTTCGCCTTTTTCTTAGCCTATTTTATTGGAAATATTAAAGACCGTATTCCCTTTTTTACCTTGTATTTTATTCATTTAATTAGTACCTCTGTATCAATCAACTATAACATTGTTATGCATGAGAAATTATTTTTACAACAGCTGCCCTTTGTCATCATTGTTTGGATCAGTGTCATCCTTCTTCCATTTAGCATTCATAATCGGAACGAGCGGGGACAGCTAGAAGAAAAGCTGGAGGATGCAAACAAAAGGATTTCAGAGCTAGTCAAAATTGAGGAGCGGAATAGAATTGCTCGTGACCTTCATGATACACTTGGGCAAAAGCTTTCATTGATTGGTTTGAAGTCAGATTTGGCACGGAGATTGATTGTGAAGGATCCAGAACAGGCACGGCAGGAATTAAAAGATGTTCAGCAAACAGCACGGACGGCCTTAAGTGAAGTTAGAAAAATGGTCTCTTCGATGCGCGGTATCCGCTTAAAAGATGAAATTCTTCGGGTTAAACAAATGATTAAAGCGGCACAAATTAATTTTGTTAGTAAAGGTGACTTCACCTTGGCAAATGTTTCACTGTTAACTGAGAATATTTTAAGCATGTGTCTGAAAGAGGCTGTAAACAATGTAGTGAAACATAGTGAAGCTAAAACTTGTTTCATTTCGATCGAGCAATCGTGGAAGGAAACAGTTTTGACGATTCGTGATGACGGTGTTTTTAAGGGTCAAACAGGTATCTTAGCAGAGGGTCATGGATTGATTGGCATGAAAGAACGGCTGGAATTTATTAATGGCAGTCTTGAACTCTTGACAAAAGATGGAACAACTTTAATGATAAGAGTACCTAATGATGTCAAACCTTTGGATGAGGAGGACAAAAAATGA
- a CDS encoding response regulator transcription factor, translating into MIRIVIAEDQQMLLGAFGSLLNLEDDMEVVGKASNGEEAVALVKKFQPDICIMDIEMPGKSGLEAAEELKGLGCKVIILTTFARTGYFQRAVKAGVSGYLLKDSPSEELASSIRSVMAGRRIYAPELMDDVYGEENPLTDREKEVLELVADGKNTKEIAEELSIKTGTVRNYISIILDKLEVKNRIEAITQSKEKGWFK; encoded by the coding sequence ATGATTAGAATCGTTATTGCTGAAGACCAGCAAATGCTTTTAGGAGCCTTTGGTTCGCTGCTTAATTTAGAAGATGATATGGAAGTAGTCGGGAAGGCCTCAAATGGAGAAGAGGCCGTAGCACTAGTAAAGAAATTTCAGCCTGATATCTGCATTATGGATATTGAAATGCCCGGAAAAAGCGGCCTTGAGGCAGCCGAAGAGCTTAAAGGTCTTGGCTGTAAAGTAATCATTTTAACAACTTTCGCCCGAACAGGTTATTTTCAGCGTGCGGTAAAGGCTGGTGTGAGCGGGTATTTGTTGAAGGATAGTCCAAGTGAAGAGCTGGCGAGTTCCATTAGAAGCGTGATGGCTGGAAGACGAATTTATGCCCCAGAATTAATGGATGATGTGTACGGTGAAGAAAATCCGCTAACCGACCGGGAAAAAGAAGTTCTAGAGCTTGTTGCGGACGGAAAGAACACGAAAGAAATTGCCGAAGAGCTCAGCATCAAAACTGGGACAGTCCGGAACTACATTTCCATTATTTTAGACAAACTCGAAGTTAAAAACCGGATCGAAGCTATTACACAATCAAAAGAAAAGGGATGGTTTAAATAA
- a CDS encoding alpha/beta hydrolase, whose translation MEQAVYTGYQAINNINVYYEFYPHQTSEKTFVLLHGFLSSTFTFRHLTSLLKKEYQVLSVDLPPFGKSAKCNQYVYSYKNLAYTVIKLTESLGLKNMTFIGHSMGGQIVLNILHMMPELADKAILLCSSAYLKRSKFPLIISSYIPYFHKFVKYWFARTGVKKNLQDALYNHSIINEEMINGYLQPFLEDEIFVALTRMIRDREGDLPVEVLKQIKTPCLLIWGDHDKSMPLKIGEQLNRDLTNSELIVLKETGHALPEERPIEVYEYIKSFLGKFQTAAD comes from the coding sequence ATGGAACAGGCTGTATACACCGGCTATCAGGCAATAAATAACATTAATGTTTATTATGAATTTTATCCACATCAAACATCGGAAAAAACGTTTGTTTTATTACATGGTTTTCTTTCTTCCACCTTCACCTTTCGCCATTTAACTTCACTATTGAAAAAGGAATATCAAGTACTATCAGTTGATCTTCCCCCATTTGGAAAAAGTGCAAAATGCAATCAATATGTATATTCCTATAAAAACCTCGCGTACACCGTTATCAAACTGACTGAATCTTTAGGTTTAAAAAATATGACCTTTATAGGACATTCTATGGGTGGACAAATCGTTCTTAATATTCTGCACATGATGCCAGAGCTTGCCGACAAAGCTATTCTACTGTGCAGCTCAGCCTATTTGAAACGCTCTAAATTCCCATTAATCATTTCCAGCTATATTCCATATTTCCATAAATTCGTGAAATATTGGTTTGCTCGAACAGGAGTGAAGAAAAATCTTCAAGATGCACTTTACAATCACTCCATTATTAATGAAGAAATGATTAACGGTTACTTGCAGCCCTTTTTAGAAGATGAAATTTTCGTGGCACTTACAAGAATGATTCGTGACCGCGAGGGAGACCTTCCTGTCGAAGTTCTTAAGCAAATCAAAACCCCGTGCTTATTAATTTGGGGTGATCATGATAAGTCGATGCCACTTAAAATAGGAGAGCAACTGAACAGAGATTTAACCAACTCTGAACTAATCGTTTTAAAAGAAACTGGCCATGCTCTTCCAGAAGAACGTCCAATCGAAGTGTATGAATATATCAAAAGTTTTTTAGGAAAATTTCAAACGGCAGCCGATTAA
- a CDS encoding IDEAL domain-containing protein, whose product MEKKLLNSPQHSDEYTDAAVAEMFLNNALIEFKRKKIRKEIDQTLQDGNKELFLKLTEELKKIS is encoded by the coding sequence ATGGAAAAGAAATTACTTAATTCACCACAACATTCGGATGAGTATACAGATGCTGCAGTTGCTGAGATGTTCCTAAACAATGCCCTGATTGAATTTAAAAGGAAGAAAATCCGCAAGGAAATCGACCAAACATTACAGGATGGGAACAAGGAATTATTCCTTAAACTAACTGAGGAATTAAAGAAAATTTCGTAA
- a CDS encoding nucleotidyltransferase domain-containing protein, whose amino-acid sequence MKEKILAEIKRIEEQYEVKVCYAVESGSRAWGFPSKDSDYDVRFIYVHKKNWYLSIDQKRDVIELPINELLDINGWELSKALRLFKKSNPPLMEWLHSGIVYYQAYTLVDKMKAIQEKVFLPQSALFHYLNMAKGNFRDYLHRDQVKIKKYFYVLRPILACIWIEKHNTVPPIEFQILVEELLDEGQLKHEILTLLERKIRGDELNLEQKVTVINDFIKREINRLEEYTKILKVSKEDITPKLDQLFREVLEEVWTEY is encoded by the coding sequence TTGAAAGAAAAAATTCTCGCAGAAATTAAACGAATTGAAGAGCAATATGAAGTAAAGGTTTGTTATGCAGTAGAGTCCGGGAGCAGGGCATGGGGGTTTCCTTCCAAGGACAGCGATTATGATGTCAGATTTATTTATGTTCATAAAAAAAATTGGTATTTGTCGATTGACCAAAAACGAGATGTCATCGAGCTTCCAATTAATGAACTCCTCGATATTAATGGCTGGGAATTGAGCAAAGCACTAAGACTTTTCAAAAAATCAAATCCCCCATTAATGGAATGGCTTCATTCGGGAATTGTTTATTATCAAGCTTATACTCTAGTGGACAAAATGAAGGCAATTCAAGAAAAAGTATTTTTACCGCAATCGGCACTATTTCATTATTTAAATATGGCGAAAGGTAATTTTCGTGATTATCTCCATCGCGATCAAGTGAAAATTAAGAAATATTTTTATGTCCTGCGCCCAATTTTAGCCTGTATCTGGATTGAAAAGCATAATACCGTTCCCCCAATAGAATTTCAAATTTTGGTCGAAGAACTCCTTGATGAGGGACAACTTAAGCATGAAATCCTTACATTATTAGAAAGGAAAATTAGAGGGGATGAGTTAAACCTCGAACAGAAAGTCACTGTTATTAATGACTTTATAAAAAGAGAAATCAATCGTTTAGAGGAATATACTAAGATCTTGAAAGTTTCGAAAGAAGATATCACACCAAAATTGGATCAATTGTTCAGAGAAGTTCTAGAAGAAGTTTGGACAGAATATTAA
- a CDS encoding sugar ABC transporter permease, with the protein MLFILPAIIPLIIFWIYPMARSLLISFTDWDYVSPGYEYVGFSNYSDLLSDLAFYSVLLNTLIFSMGVVIPCVVGGLMLALLVSGNGKGMGIYRTLIFSPWVTPTVAVSIVWSWIYEPKVGLANWVLNLFHLPALEWTSSSTWAMPAVIIVSIWKGVGWTMIFYLNALKKVPVSLYEAAALDGASKWRQFLHITIPFISPTTLFLVVITSIDALQAYDQIQVLTQGGPAGSTRTMLYFYYQTAFEEFNMGKATATAILLVVITAAFSFIQFLLSKRWVHYQ; encoded by the coding sequence ATGCTGTTTATTCTGCCCGCCATAATACCATTAATCATATTTTGGATATATCCGATGGCTAGATCACTTCTAATTAGTTTTACTGATTGGGATTATGTCAGTCCTGGATATGAATATGTAGGTTTCAGTAATTATTCCGATCTTTTATCTGACCTGGCGTTTTACTCTGTGCTGCTAAATACGCTTATTTTTTCGATGGGAGTGGTTATTCCCTGTGTTGTGGGTGGACTGATGCTTGCGTTATTAGTAAGTGGGAATGGAAAAGGTATGGGGATATATCGGACATTGATTTTTTCCCCATGGGTTACGCCAACCGTTGCCGTTTCCATTGTTTGGTCTTGGATTTATGAGCCCAAAGTCGGACTAGCAAATTGGGTTTTAAACCTGTTTCACCTGCCAGCGCTGGAATGGACTTCAAGCTCGACATGGGCAATGCCGGCGGTAATAATTGTCAGCATTTGGAAGGGTGTAGGCTGGACGATGATTTTTTATTTAAATGCTTTGAAAAAAGTACCAGTCAGCCTTTATGAAGCTGCTGCATTAGATGGGGCAAGCAAATGGCGGCAATTTTTACATATTACGATTCCTTTTATTTCGCCAACCACATTGTTTTTGGTCGTGATTACCTCTATCGATGCTCTGCAGGCCTATGACCAAATTCAGGTTTTGACACAGGGAGGACCGGCAGGAAGTACAAGAACGATGCTTTATTTCTACTATCAGACTGCATTTGAAGAATTCAATATGGGTAAAGCAACTGCCACTGCAATCTTGTTAGTTGTCATAACTGCGGCATTTTCGTTCATTCAATTCTTGTTATCAAAGCGATGGGTTCATTACCAATAA
- a CDS encoding carbohydrate ABC transporter permease: MKKVTILAAKHVSLIFLSIMMVFPFLWMVISALKTKDEIWQFPPTMWPEKPMWHHFSEAWEMAPFDQYIFNSVFTASAIVLIQVVNSALIAYAFTQIKFQGKNLLFSIILITYMLPVAATYVPSYVILADFQLLDSYKGLILSNAVSVFGIFLFRQAFMQVPRELVEAAKVDGARHWTIIWKIIFPATKATFITFALISFVQNYNNYLWPTLITTSQSKYLITTGLRQFFIQEGAYGIQWPLIMAASAFAVLPLLILFVFVQKWIISGISDQGLKG; encoded by the coding sequence TTGAAAAAGGTAACTATTTTGGCAGCAAAGCATGTTAGTTTGATCTTTCTAAGTATAATGATGGTTTTCCCTTTCTTGTGGATGGTGATCAGTGCCCTTAAAACAAAGGATGAAATATGGCAATTTCCGCCAACTATGTGGCCGGAAAAGCCGATGTGGCACCATTTCTCGGAAGCATGGGAGATGGCTCCATTTGATCAGTATATTTTTAACAGTGTTTTTACAGCAAGCGCAATTGTCTTGATTCAAGTAGTAAATTCAGCGTTAATCGCTTATGCCTTTACACAAATAAAATTTCAAGGAAAAAACCTGCTATTTTCCATTATTTTGATTACGTATATGCTGCCAGTTGCTGCAACGTATGTACCAAGCTACGTAATATTAGCCGATTTTCAATTGCTAGATTCGTATAAAGGCTTGATTTTATCTAATGCTGTGAGTGTTTTTGGGATATTTCTATTTAGGCAGGCGTTCATGCAGGTTCCAAGAGAATTAGTGGAGGCAGCAAAGGTCGATGGTGCAAGGCACTGGACGATTATTTGGAAGATTATTTTTCCGGCAACAAAAGCCACCTTCATTACATTTGCATTAATTAGCTTTGTCCAAAACTATAATAATTATCTTTGGCCAACGTTAATTACAACGAGTCAAAGTAAATATCTGATCACAACGGGGTTAAGACAATTTTTTATTCAAGAAGGGGCCTATGGCATCCAATGGCCGCTTATTATGGCTGCAAGCGCCTTCGCCGTACTGCCATTATTAATCTTGTTTGTGTTTGTGCAAAAGTGGATTATCTCTGGAATAAGTGACCAAGGACTAAAAGGATAA
- a CDS encoding ABC transporter substrate-binding protein, protein MFTKKLISISTIVIFLVSLITGCSSTESSAKGPVEIEFWYGLGGKLGKGVENRIKEFNKSQDAVKVIGVAQGSYDETLQKLQAAIAAKKVPAAVLLKNDPMNTFAKKGTLAPLSKYIKDDADFHPEDFVDAFYQQGRINGEQYALPLYGTTQVLYYRKDMFEKAEISPEQLKTWESLSEAAKQLTKKNGNNTEVYGWEPMWGPDNMIDAALSNGGKYLSEDGKKVVIDSPEWVHAWEFFKKGIHEDKSMAIHHDGQGWEYWYKTIDDVIKGRAAGYTGSSGDQGDLDFSILGAYPQPGWEGKQAAPHAGAHMGAIPALASEKQKKAAFKWLEFFTNAENTADWSIKSGYIPVRKSAQDVPAFKEFAEKNPQITVPLQQAQIATPPFVDPTGGKIYDALVKAADKVEIEGISAEKALQDAQKEAQRALDKSQK, encoded by the coding sequence ATGTTTACTAAAAAGCTTATCTCAATAAGTACAATTGTAATTTTCCTAGTGTCATTGATTACGGGCTGTTCTTCTACAGAATCGTCGGCGAAGGGACCTGTGGAAATTGAGTTTTGGTATGGCCTTGGCGGGAAGCTGGGGAAGGGTGTAGAAAATAGAATTAAAGAATTTAATAAAAGTCAAGATGCAGTAAAAGTCATTGGTGTTGCTCAAGGTTCATATGATGAAACCCTGCAAAAGCTGCAAGCGGCTATTGCTGCGAAAAAAGTTCCGGCTGCTGTTCTTCTGAAAAACGACCCAATGAATACGTTTGCGAAAAAAGGAACACTTGCACCACTGTCAAAATACATAAAAGACGATGCTGATTTTCATCCGGAGGATTTTGTGGATGCTTTTTATCAGCAAGGAAGAATTAATGGGGAGCAGTATGCCCTCCCGCTTTATGGCACAACCCAAGTTCTTTATTACCGCAAGGATATGTTTGAAAAAGCCGAGATCTCCCCCGAACAGCTGAAAACATGGGAATCTCTTTCTGAGGCAGCTAAACAATTAACAAAGAAAAATGGAAACAATACGGAGGTTTATGGGTGGGAGCCGATGTGGGGTCCTGACAATATGATTGATGCTGCACTCAGTAATGGAGGAAAATATTTAAGCGAGGATGGCAAAAAAGTGGTCATCGATTCACCAGAATGGGTGCATGCATGGGAATTTTTCAAAAAAGGAATTCACGAAGATAAATCAATGGCAATCCATCACGATGGACAGGGCTGGGAGTATTGGTATAAAACGATTGATGATGTAATAAAGGGGCGTGCAGCGGGATATACCGGTTCAAGCGGTGACCAGGGCGATCTGGACTTTTCGATTCTTGGCGCCTACCCACAGCCAGGCTGGGAAGGAAAACAAGCTGCACCACATGCGGGCGCCCATATGGGAGCTATTCCGGCACTTGCTTCAGAGAAACAAAAAAAGGCAGCCTTTAAATGGCTGGAATTTTTCACTAATGCTGAAAACACCGCTGATTGGTCAATTAAATCCGGCTATATTCCTGTAAGAAAATCTGCGCAGGATGTTCCAGCCTTCAAAGAGTTCGCCGAAAAGAATCCGCAAATCACAGTGCCCCTTCAGCAGGCACAGATTGCCACACCACCATTTGTCGATCCAACCGGCGGGAAAATCTATGATGCACTTGTAAAGGCTGCTGATAAAGTAGAAATTGAAGGTATCTCCGCTGAAAAAGCATTACAGGACGCCCAAAAAGAGGCGCAAAGGGCATTAGATAAAAGTCAAAAATAA
- a CDS encoding DeoR family transcriptional regulator, with protein MLPIERRQELLKWLREEGSLAITEISRRLNVSEMTVYRDIKPLLEDKEIIKTSGGISLAPISKMSLTTCTYCLKELNSRHPVQIITNDLKVEQLCCPHCGLLRYKDIEKDVSQIICRDFLQNSTISAKMAYYLMGTDFNLNCCQPQVLTFESIKQAEQFQRGFGGVMMRFEEAMDEIQKRMNGAGGCSCKK; from the coding sequence ATGTTACCAATTGAACGGAGGCAGGAGTTGTTAAAATGGTTGAGAGAAGAGGGATCTTTAGCAATTACTGAGATTAGCAGACGGTTAAATGTTTCAGAAATGACGGTGTATAGGGATATTAAGCCATTATTAGAAGATAAAGAAATTATCAAAACTTCTGGGGGTATCTCGTTAGCACCTATTTCAAAGATGTCTTTAACTACTTGTACGTATTGCTTAAAGGAATTAAATAGCCGTCACCCCGTTCAAATTATTACCAATGATTTAAAAGTGGAGCAATTATGTTGTCCACATTGTGGTTTATTAAGGTACAAGGATATCGAAAAAGATGTTTCACAAATTATCTGCCGAGACTTTCTTCAGAATTCTACTATTAGTGCTAAAATGGCCTATTATCTAATGGGCACCGATTTCAATTTGAATTGCTGCCAGCCGCAAGTATTAACATTTGAATCTATAAAGCAAGCGGAACAATTTCAGAGAGGCTTTGGCGGAGTTATGATGCGCTTTGAAGAGGCAATGGATGAAATTCAAAAAAGAATGAATGGTGCTGGAGGATGTTCTTGTAAAAAATAA
- a CDS encoding copper resistance protein CopC yields MNVKMKFSMFMVLFTLFLFLFPSIFSAHAYIKKSTPLENETVEKSPNEVMIQFDESIQLAFNSIKVFDSEGNRVDKKNGKVDPKQPSILKSGLKENLPDGKYRIKWKVVSSDGHPVEGVIPFQIGTEDQGTAVIHKETKGYTPKADLIIIRWLQYLSNACFVGILFFYLVVLPKGFRQNGVADKIFYRLLCTSFVLLLLSILLNLPLQTTIESGYPWSEVFSFQLFENIIKNTTFGQTWIYQTGILLALALITFFLRMAKSRNRVILWACFGLGAALLLTKAITSHAAAQTNQFLTISMDFLHLLAASIWIGSLIGFTALLPLRKSAETKQDYLQMLKRFSKWGIILVILLTFTGVFASLLYIPNLSSLVQTNYGKVLAGKVILFLLMLMLAGVNFMNGKRKKERGLTASLWGELSIGVIILILSVVLTNLPTAMQSPGPFKESIVVDQGNQVTLRVTPNIIGENLFEVTLKDSQGKPIKDIEQLHLTFTMLDMDMGKETVNLNKVSEGKYEVKGLHFIMTGDWNVHVHVLTKSLESIDTDFSVLVGSQ; encoded by the coding sequence TTGAATGTAAAAATGAAATTCAGCATGTTCATGGTTCTTTTTACTCTTTTCCTATTTTTATTTCCGTCTATTTTTTCGGCTCATGCTTATATTAAAAAATCCACTCCGTTAGAAAATGAGACTGTTGAAAAGTCACCAAACGAGGTTATGATTCAATTTGATGAATCGATCCAGCTGGCATTTAATTCGATAAAGGTTTTTGATTCGGAAGGGAACAGGGTCGATAAAAAAAATGGGAAGGTTGATCCAAAACAACCATCAATTCTAAAGAGCGGATTGAAGGAGAACCTACCAGATGGTAAGTATCGAATAAAATGGAAGGTTGTTTCAAGTGACGGCCATCCTGTTGAGGGAGTCATCCCCTTTCAAATTGGAACTGAAGATCAAGGGACAGCTGTTATACATAAAGAAACAAAAGGCTATACCCCGAAAGCGGATCTTATCATCATCCGTTGGCTGCAATATCTCAGTAATGCCTGCTTTGTCGGGATCCTCTTTTTTTACTTGGTTGTTTTGCCAAAAGGATTTCGACAAAATGGTGTAGCCGATAAGATTTTCTATAGATTGTTATGTACGAGTTTTGTACTCTTATTACTTAGTATCCTGTTAAATTTGCCATTACAAACAACTATTGAATCTGGTTATCCATGGAGTGAAGTGTTTAGCTTTCAATTATTTGAAAATATTATAAAAAACACGACATTTGGTCAAACGTGGATTTACCAGACTGGAATCCTTTTGGCGCTTGCTCTCATAACTTTCTTTCTCCGGATGGCTAAGAGTAGAAATAGAGTCATTCTATGGGCTTGTTTTGGTTTAGGTGCAGCATTATTGCTGACAAAGGCGATAACAAGTCATGCTGCAGCCCAAACCAACCAATTTTTAACCATATCAATGGATTTTCTTCATTTGCTTGCTGCATCGATTTGGATAGGTAGTTTAATCGGTTTTACAGCGCTATTACCATTGCGGAAAAGCGCAGAAACGAAGCAAGATTATTTACAAATGTTAAAACGTTTTTCAAAATGGGGCATCATCCTTGTTATTCTTTTAACTTTCACTGGTGTGTTTGCCAGTTTATTATATATTCCAAACCTCTCATCCCTTGTTCAAACGAACTACGGAAAGGTGTTAGCTGGTAAAGTTATATTGTTCCTATTAATGCTCATGCTTGCTGGAGTAAATTTTATGAATGGAAAAAGAAAAAAGGAAAGGGGACTGACAGCTTCACTATGGGGCGAACTTTCCATTGGAGTGATCATCCTAATACTTTCAGTGGTTCTAACCAATTTACCAACAGCAATGCAATCTCCAGGACCATTTAAGGAATCAATTGTAGTAGATCAAGGCAATCAAGTCACATTAAGAGTAACCCCTAATATAATTGGGGAAAATTTATTTGAAGTTACGCTAAAAGACTCCCAAGGGAAGCCAATCAAAGATATTGAGCAATTACACTTAACCTTCACCATGCTTGATATGGATATGGGAAAAGAAACAGTTAATCTAAACAAAGTTTCTGAAGGCAAGTATGAAGTGAAGGGTTTGCATTTCATAATGACTGGAGACTGGAACGTACATGTTCACGTTTTGACTAAGTCTTTAGAAAGTATCGATACCGATTTTAGCGTATTAGTTGGAAGCCAATAA
- a CDS encoding DUF1775 domain-containing protein — translation MKKIMLKLSKIIIPAVISLFFFSSAASAHVTVTPKTSATGAWETYTLKVPVEKDVATTKVTVKVPDGVEIMSYQPVPGWVYSAEKEANGKVKTFTFEATGEGIQAGQFQQFVFVAKNPEKATKAAWDAFQYYKDGSIVEWTGDEGSDSPHAITDIVTATSTDHHDTTVTEHAEKTDNAQTNEAEKEDETSNSLPLIISCAAALLSLAALILAFRKK, via the coding sequence ATGAAAAAAATAATGTTAAAACTTTCAAAAATAATTATTCCAGCAGTAATAAGTTTATTTTTCTTTTCAAGTGCTGCCAGTGCGCATGTGACAGTAACCCCGAAAACATCCGCAACTGGTGCCTGGGAAACCTATACGTTAAAGGTTCCTGTTGAAAAAGATGTGGCAACGACAAAAGTTACCGTAAAAGTCCCTGATGGAGTAGAGATTATGTCCTATCAACCGGTTCCTGGTTGGGTGTATTCTGCAGAAAAAGAAGCAAATGGAAAAGTAAAAACCTTTACATTTGAAGCAACTGGGGAGGGAATCCAAGCCGGGCAATTCCAACAATTTGTGTTTGTAGCAAAAAATCCTGAAAAAGCAACAAAAGCCGCATGGGATGCATTTCAGTATTACAAAGATGGCAGTATCGTAGAGTGGACTGGTGATGAAGGTTCTGATTCTCCGCATGCCATTACCGATATTGTGACGGCAACATCGACCGATCATCATGATACTACAGTGACAGAACATGCTGAAAAAACAGACAATGCACAAACAAACGAGGCAGAGAAAGAGGATGAAACATCAAATTCTCTTCCACTTATTATTTCTTGTGCAGCAGCATTACTCTCTCTTGCAGCACTTATTCTCGCATTCCGTAAAAAATAA
- a CDS encoding YitT family protein, translating into MELKLFQYFLFFLGLTFFGLGNAIAVKVKYIGLHPWEVLNVALYQHFGLTIGTWGVVCGLVLIIISLFVARSYISIGTILNALCIGPIMDFFLWLDILPKATNTWLDYLILLSGIIITGIGGGMYVAAGIGAGPRDGFMLSISDKTRLSVSQARMIVESLVLIIGFLLGGPVFIATFLYTFIQSPVFHSSLKVFKGLVETSKRKKARHKKESLYYH; encoded by the coding sequence CTGGAGTTGAAACTCTTTCAGTATTTTTTATTCTTTTTGGGGTTAACCTTTTTTGGGCTGGGTAATGCCATCGCCGTTAAAGTTAAATATATTGGACTGCATCCATGGGAGGTTCTAAATGTGGCACTTTATCAGCATTTTGGTTTAACCATTGGAACATGGGGTGTGGTATGTGGACTCGTCCTAATCATCATTTCCTTGTTTGTTGCCCGAAGCTATATTAGCATAGGTACTATTTTAAATGCCCTTTGTATTGGACCCATCATGGACTTTTTTCTCTGGTTAGATATTCTTCCAAAGGCAACGAATACATGGCTTGATTATCTTATTCTCCTTTCTGGCATTATTATTACAGGAATCGGTGGTGGAATGTATGTAGCAGCAGGGATAGGTGCCGGACCACGAGATGGCTTTATGCTTTCTATCTCTGATAAAACTAGGTTATCGGTAAGCCAAGCACGTATGATAGTTGAAAGCCTCGTCTTAATCATTGGGTTTTTATTAGGCGGCCCGGTGTTTATCGCCACTTTCCTTTATACGTTTATACAAAGTCCAGTTTTTCACAGCTCTTTAAAGGTATTTAAGGGATTAGTGGAAACTTCAAAAAGAAAAAAAGCCAGACACAAGAAGGAATCGCTTTATTATCACTAA
- a CDS encoding SRPBCC family protein yields the protein MPSEIQHLEVDIPIEVIWDFIRDENNWAPLFPGYIQHEKINDRQISWEFKSDLGIMKKKVTLVIDIKEWNEPRKVCFELKRKNEKYIGEGYFEARALNKNKTRVSGYLEINATGPIGTLANSLLKKAIQINDEEVAVAISSKLEEFKNK from the coding sequence ATGCCAAGTGAAATACAACATTTAGAAGTAGATATTCCGATTGAGGTGATTTGGGACTTTATTAGGGACGAAAATAATTGGGCGCCACTTTTCCCAGGTTATATTCAACATGAAAAAATAAATGACCGACAAATCAGCTGGGAATTTAAAAGCGACCTTGGCATCATGAAAAAAAAGGTCACGCTCGTAATTGATATTAAGGAGTGGAATGAACCAAGGAAGGTATGCTTTGAATTGAAACGCAAGAACGAAAAGTATATTGGTGAAGGATATTTTGAAGCTAGAGCACTTAATAAAAATAAAACTCGGGTGTCAGGCTATCTCGAAATAAATGCAACAGGGCCAATAGGAACGTTAGCAAATTCGCTTTTAAAAAAAGCGATCCAAATAAATGATGAAGAAGTGGCAGTTGCTATCTCATCAAAGTTGGAAGAGTTTAAAAATAAATAA